A single genomic interval of Chryseobacterium paludis harbors:
- a CDS encoding nucleoside phosphorylase — protein MLNKLAASELVLNEDGSVYHLNLLPEDIADKIILVGDPDRVPKVSQYFDKVEIKKNKREFYTHTGTLRGERVTVMSTGIGTENIDIVMNELDALVNIDLKNKELKTEHKTLELFRMGTCGSVNPDVQVDNMLVTQNVVGLDGLMHFYQDYHFENEFSKSFLERFPYDKIKPMLYFAEWAEDMADYYKDAKYHGNTATFPGFYAPQGRQLRLKALDDKFLETLNDLGITNFEMETSAIYAFSKLLGHKAITVNNVIANRRRGEFSSDHHASEKNLIEWVLERIIK, from the coding sequence ATGCTAAATAAACTTGCAGCCTCAGAGCTTGTATTAAATGAAGACGGAAGTGTTTACCACTTAAACCTTTTACCTGAAGATATTGCTGATAAAATCATCCTTGTTGGTGATCCTGACAGGGTACCAAAAGTATCTCAATATTTTGATAAAGTAGAAATCAAAAAAAACAAAAGAGAGTTCTATACACATACCGGAACATTACGAGGTGAAAGAGTTACTGTAATGTCTACAGGGATCGGTACAGAGAATATTGATATTGTAATGAATGAGCTTGATGCTTTAGTGAATATCGATCTTAAAAACAAAGAACTTAAAACAGAACATAAAACACTTGAACTTTTCCGTATGGGAACATGTGGCAGTGTAAACCCTGATGTGCAGGTTGACAATATGTTGGTCACTCAGAATGTTGTAGGTTTAGATGGCCTAATGCATTTTTATCAGGATTATCATTTCGAAAATGAGTTTTCTAAAAGCTTTTTAGAAAGATTCCCTTATGATAAGATTAAGCCGATGCTTTATTTCGCGGAATGGGCTGAAGATATGGCAGATTATTATAAAGATGCCAAATATCACGGAAATACTGCGACCTTTCCAGGGTTCTACGCTCCGCAGGGAAGACAGCTTCGTTTAAAAGCTCTAGATGACAAATTCCTGGAAACATTAAATGATCTTGGGATCACCAATTTTGAAATGGAAACTTCTGCCATTTATGCATTCTCAAAATTATTGGGACATAAAGCGATTACTGTAAATAACGTTATTGCTAACAGAAGACGTGGAGAATTCTCCTCTGATCACCATGCCTCAGAAAAGAACCTTATCGAATGGGTATTGGAAAGAATTATTAAATAA
- the map gene encoding type I methionyl aminopeptidase produces the protein MIQLKTIDELRLMKQSAQLVSKTLGMLAKEIKPGITTLYLDKLAHDFIKDHGGEPAFLGYGGFPNSLCISPNEQVVHGFPNNDIIKEGDVLSVDCGAILNGFVGDHAYTFEIGEVKPEIKKLLQITKESLYKGIEQCVRGKRIGDISHAIQAHCEKEGYGVVRELVGHGLGRKMHEDPQVPNYGRQGSGKVIKDGLALAIEPMVNLGTEKVKFHNDGWTVTTLDNQPSAHFEHDVAVINGKPVLLSTFKYVYEALGIQSDEEKPFQMDF, from the coding sequence ATGATTCAATTAAAAACAATAGACGAACTTCGTCTCATGAAACAGAGTGCTCAGTTGGTTTCAAAAACATTAGGAATGTTAGCGAAAGAAATCAAACCGGGAATTACTACTTTGTATTTAGATAAATTAGCGCATGATTTTATTAAAGACCATGGTGGTGAACCTGCATTCTTAGGATATGGAGGTTTTCCAAATTCATTATGTATTTCTCCAAATGAACAGGTAGTACATGGTTTTCCCAATAATGATATTATTAAAGAAGGCGACGTACTTTCTGTAGATTGTGGAGCTATTTTAAATGGCTTTGTAGGGGATCATGCCTATACATTTGAAATCGGAGAAGTAAAGCCTGAGATCAAAAAACTATTGCAGATTACCAAAGAATCTCTTTATAAAGGAATTGAACAATGTGTGAGAGGAAAGAGAATAGGAGACATTTCTCATGCAATTCAGGCTCATTGTGAAAAAGAAGGTTATGGAGTAGTAAGAGAGCTCGTAGGACATGGATTAGGAAGAAAAATGCATGAAGACCCTCAAGTACCTAACTATGGGAGACAGGGAAGTGGAAAAGTCATTAAAGATGGTTTAGCGCTTGCCATTGAACCTATGGTAAATCTGGGAACTGAAAAAGTGAAGTTCCATAATGATGGCTGGACGGTAACAACTTTAGATAATCAGCCTTCAGCACATTTTGAGCATGATGTAGCGGTAATTAATGGAAAACCTGTATTGCTTTCTACCTTCAAATATGTATATGAAGCTTTAGGTATTCAAAGTGATGAGGAAAAGCCTTTCCAAATGGATTTTTAA
- the gpmI gene encoding 2,3-bisphosphoglycerate-independent phosphoglycerate mutase, whose amino-acid sequence MSKKAILAILDGWGLGKNPEVSALDSANTPFIDSCFHKYPHTTLEASGTAVGLPAGQMGNSEVGHMNLGAGRVVYQNLVKLNMAVENGTLGEEKVIQEAFEYAKRENKKVHFIGLVSNGGVHSHINHLKGLLTAAKNFGLNDNVFVHAFTDGRDCDPHSGLGFIKELEDHMHSTTGKLATVVGRYYAMDRDKRWERVKLAYDALTEGVGLQTTDALAAIQESYDNNVTDEFLKPIILIHTTETGNVVPVAKIVDNDVVICFNFRTDRGREITEVLSQQDLPDYFMRKLNLYYVTLTNYDKTFNNVHVVFDEEVLQETMGEIIEKNGKTQIRIAETEKYPHVTFFFSGGREKEFVGERRLLCPSPKDVPTYDLKPEMSAYDITNAIIPELENETADFICLNFANTDMVGHTGVFEAAVKAAETVDKCIEKVATTAYEHGYAVFILADHGNSDVMVNPDGTPNTQHSTNLVPFIIMDKDHTWNLKPGKSGKLGDVAPTILKIMGIDIPKIMTGDILVN is encoded by the coding sequence ATGTCGAAAAAAGCAATACTGGCAATACTTGATGGATGGGGATTGGGAAAGAATCCTGAAGTTTCAGCCTTAGATAGTGCCAATACACCATTTATAGATAGTTGTTTTCATAAATATCCACATACAACCCTTGAGGCAAGTGGAACAGCAGTAGGGCTTCCTGCCGGACAGATGGGAAATTCTGAAGTTGGACATATGAACCTGGGAGCCGGAAGAGTGGTATATCAGAATCTTGTAAAACTGAATATGGCCGTTGAAAACGGGACTCTGGGTGAAGAAAAGGTTATTCAGGAGGCTTTTGAATATGCCAAAAGAGAAAATAAAAAAGTACACTTCATAGGATTGGTTTCCAATGGTGGAGTACATTCACATATCAACCATTTAAAAGGTTTATTAACAGCCGCGAAGAATTTCGGATTGAATGACAATGTATTTGTTCACGCTTTTACTGATGGTAGAGATTGTGATCCACATTCAGGATTAGGCTTTATTAAAGAATTGGAAGACCATATGCATTCAACGACTGGAAAATTAGCAACTGTTGTTGGAAGGTATTACGCGATGGACAGAGATAAAAGATGGGAGCGTGTGAAATTAGCTTACGATGCATTAACAGAAGGAGTAGGACTTCAAACAACAGATGCATTAGCAGCTATTCAAGAGTCTTATGACAATAATGTGACAGATGAGTTTTTAAAACCAATTATTTTAATACATACAACAGAAACTGGAAATGTAGTACCTGTTGCTAAAATTGTAGATAATGATGTGGTGATCTGCTTTAATTTCCGTACTGACAGAGGAAGAGAAATTACAGAAGTTCTTTCTCAACAGGATTTACCCGATTACTTCATGCGTAAATTGAATTTGTATTATGTTACACTGACCAATTATGACAAAACCTTTAATAATGTTCATGTAGTTTTTGATGAAGAAGTACTACAAGAAACAATGGGCGAAATCATTGAGAAAAATGGTAAAACTCAAATCAGGATTGCCGAAACAGAAAAATATCCACATGTGACATTTTTCTTCTCAGGAGGAAGAGAAAAAGAATTCGTCGGAGAAAGAAGATTACTTTGCCCAAGTCCGAAGGATGTTCCTACTTATGATTTGAAACCCGAAATGTCAGCATATGATATTACAAACGCAATCATTCCTGAATTGGAAAATGAAACAGCTGATTTTATCTGTCTCAATTTTGCCAATACCGATATGGTAGGTCATACCGGAGTATTTGAAGCGGCAGTAAAAGCGGCAGAAACTGTAGATAAATGTATTGAAAAAGTAGCGACAACAGCTTATGAACATGGTTATGCGGTATTTATTCTCGCGGATCATGGAAATTCTGATGTGATGGTTAATCCTGATGGAACTCCAAATACACAACATTCTACGAATTTGGTTCCTTTTATTATAATGGATAAAGACCATACATGGAATTTGAAACCAGGGAAGTCAGGGAAGTTAGGGGATGTGGCTCCAACTATTCTAAAAATAATGGGAATAGATATCCCAAAAATAATGACTGGAGATATTTTAGTGAACTAG
- a CDS encoding BT0820 family HAD-type phosphatase, whose translation MLNNKKIAVDFDGTIVDDAYPGIGKAKIFAFETLRKLQSEGYRLILWTYRHGKTLDEAVEFCKKNGIEFYSVNGSFEGEVFDPETQSRKIDADWFIDDRNLGGFPGWGEIYNIINERIEFRVEGKEVLAYSKLKKDKKKGLFW comes from the coding sequence ATGTTAAACAATAAAAAAATTGCTGTAGATTTCGACGGAACAATTGTTGACGATGCCTATCCCGGAATTGGTAAGGCAAAGATCTTCGCTTTTGAAACATTAAGAAAACTTCAGTCTGAAGGCTACAGATTAATTCTTTGGACATACAGACACGGAAAAACATTAGATGAAGCGGTAGAATTCTGCAAAAAAAACGGAATAGAGTTTTATTCCGTTAATGGCAGCTTCGAAGGAGAGGTTTTTGACCCTGAAACACAATCTCGAAAAATAGATGCCGATTGGTTTATTGATGATAGAAATCTAGGCGGTTTTCCAGGTTGGGGAGAGATCTATAATATTATCAATGAAAGAATAGAATTCCGTGTTGAAGGCAAAGAAGTTTTAGCATATTCTAAACTTAAAAAAGATAAGAAAAAAGGATTATTCTGGTAA
- a CDS encoding cytochrome-c peroxidase has translation MRYSLSFIIILLFGFAIMSFNPTDKGVEKENTVINKGLTDFKNKLEQLKTDVYLFDDDKISLEDLQKSLRSTRNSFKEIEFYIAYHYPEFTKTHLNAAPLFHIEAAGTSAYTLPPEGLQVLDELIFSEEAGEQKEKIKSITDFLYNSYANFYLSSIKNGLSKGTNKTLPLRIELIRIYSLGVTGFDTPGSLNISEEAGYALLGIKKYINDDPYFKNYNIQKVNTILSAAGEYLSEHKDFETFDRIEFYKKYVQPLYEEFGSWDGRSDDLKEFSGWNVGNKNFFSSDFLDPYFYTLLQSSEDSPELRELGKDIFYDQSVSDNTKMSCATCHLPENAFTDLKVKSPSNVVGKTVLRNSPSLYNAVFAKRFFYDMRAFYIEQQAEHVIYNEQEFNTSYESIIKKLKTKPEYKKAFRSAFKDGKINKENFSKALSSYVASLYSFESDFDRFMRNEKEISDDAKKGFNLFMGKANCATCHFAPHFSGLVPPFYNENESEVLGVTKAPINKLPLELDSDPGRIKSPVKKENSWIYENSFKTVTVRNIALTKPYFHNGAFSTLDEVLDFYNEGGGEGLGLKMNNQTLPADKLNLTKPEIKQIIAFLNTLTDISRAKK, from the coding sequence ATGAGATATTCTCTATCATTTATTATCATCTTATTATTCGGTTTTGCAATAATGTCATTTAATCCAACTGACAAAGGCGTAGAAAAAGAAAATACTGTCATAAACAAAGGATTAACTGATTTCAAAAATAAACTCGAACAATTAAAAACAGACGTATATCTGTTTGATGATGATAAAATATCTCTTGAAGATCTACAAAAATCATTAAGAAGTACAAGAAATTCTTTTAAAGAAATAGAATTCTATATTGCTTATCATTACCCCGAATTCACCAAAACCCATCTTAACGCAGCGCCACTGTTTCATATAGAAGCGGCAGGAACTTCTGCATACACCTTGCCTCCTGAAGGGTTACAGGTATTGGATGAATTGATCTTTTCTGAAGAGGCTGGTGAACAAAAGGAAAAGATAAAATCCATTACCGATTTCTTGTATAATAGTTATGCGAACTTTTATTTAAGTTCAATTAAAAATGGATTGAGTAAAGGAACCAATAAAACCTTACCTCTTCGAATAGAATTAATCAGAATTTACAGTTTAGGAGTAACAGGATTTGATACCCCAGGTTCATTAAATATATCAGAAGAAGCTGGTTATGCACTTTTGGGAATTAAAAAATACATCAATGATGATCCTTATTTTAAAAATTATAATATTCAAAAAGTAAATACAATCCTTTCTGCAGCTGGTGAGTATCTATCAGAACATAAAGATTTTGAAACATTTGACCGTATAGAATTTTATAAAAAATATGTACAACCTTTATATGAAGAATTTGGTTCTTGGGACGGAAGATCAGATGATCTCAAAGAGTTTTCAGGATGGAATGTGGGTAATAAAAACTTCTTTAGCAGTGATTTTCTGGATCCTTATTTTTATACATTACTACAATCATCGGAAGATAGCCCTGAGCTTAGAGAACTTGGAAAAGATATTTTCTATGATCAAAGTGTAAGCGATAACACAAAGATGAGTTGTGCAACATGTCATTTACCTGAAAATGCTTTTACAGATTTAAAAGTAAAATCACCTAGCAATGTAGTAGGAAAGACAGTATTGAGAAACTCGCCTTCTCTATACAATGCTGTATTTGCAAAAAGATTTTTCTATGATATGCGCGCATTCTATATCGAACAACAGGCGGAACATGTTATCTATAATGAACAGGAATTTAATACGAGCTACGAAAGTATCATCAAAAAATTAAAAACAAAACCTGAATATAAAAAAGCCTTCCGTTCGGCATTCAAAGATGGTAAGATCAATAAAGAGAACTTCTCCAAGGCATTAAGTTCTTATGTCGCTTCTTTGTATTCTTTTGAAAGTGATTTTGACCGCTTTATGAGGAATGAAAAAGAAATTTCAGATGATGCTAAAAAAGGTTTCAATTTATTTATGGGAAAAGCCAATTGTGCAACATGTCATTTTGCACCTCATTTTTCCGGTCTGGTTCCTCCTTTCTATAACGAAAATGAATCTGAAGTATTAGGAGTTACAAAGGCACCTATCAATAAACTGCCTTTGGAATTAGATTCAGATCCGGGTAGGATAAAAAGTCCTGTGAAAAAAGAAAATTCATGGATCTATGAAAACTCTTTTAAAACAGTAACGGTGAGAAATATTGCCCTTACCAAGCCTTATTTCCATAATGGAGCTTTCAGTACTTTAGATGAGGTTCTGGATTTCTATAATGAAGGTGGTGGAGAAGGATTAGGCTTGAAAATGAATAACCAGACTTTACCTGCGGATAAACTCAACCTCACCAAACCGGAAATCAAGCAGATCATTGCATTTCTAAACACACTTACTGATATTAGCCGAGCAAAGAAGTAA
- a CDS encoding acyl-ACP desaturase: MYQTLVRKEVMGILEKEVSSFLEKFLTPIEKIWQPSDYLPDPSSADFKYDLEEIQTFAREMPYDLFVTLIGDCITEEALPSYESWLMGVDGINQEEKVGWANWVRSWTGEENRHGDLLNKYLYLCGRVNMREVEITTQYLISDGFDLGTSMDPYRNFVYTSFQETATNISHRRVGTLAKQSGNGKLAKMCGVIAADEARHAKAYKHFVAKILELDPSEMILAFEDMMRKKIVMPAHLMRQSGQKAGELWGHFSDAAQRCMVYTGQDYINIMKELLDEWKIEHIKGLTEKAEKAQEYLMKLPSRLQKITDRVSTPDLQFQFSWVKS, translated from the coding sequence ATGTATCAAACGCTGGTAAGGAAAGAAGTAATGGGTATCTTGGAAAAGGAAGTAAGTTCTTTTCTGGAAAAATTTTTGACGCCAATTGAAAAAATATGGCAGCCCTCAGATTACCTTCCAGATCCATCAAGTGCAGATTTTAAATATGATTTAGAAGAAATTCAGACCTTTGCGCGCGAAATGCCTTATGATCTTTTTGTTACTCTTATTGGTGACTGTATCACAGAAGAGGCATTGCCATCTTACGAATCATGGTTAATGGGGGTAGACGGAATAAATCAGGAAGAAAAAGTAGGTTGGGCCAATTGGGTGAGATCTTGGACAGGAGAGGAAAACAGACATGGTGACTTATTGAACAAATATCTTTATTTGTGTGGTAGAGTAAACATGAGAGAAGTTGAAATCACTACCCAATATCTGATCAGTGATGGTTTTGACTTGGGGACAAGTATGGATCCTTACAGAAACTTTGTGTATACAAGCTTTCAGGAAACTGCTACTAATATTTCTCATAGAAGAGTAGGAACTTTAGCAAAGCAATCCGGAAACGGGAAATTGGCTAAAATGTGTGGTGTGATTGCCGCTGATGAAGCCAGACATGCTAAAGCATATAAACATTTTGTTGCTAAAATTCTAGAATTAGATCCTTCAGAAATGATCCTGGCATTTGAAGATATGATGCGTAAAAAAATTGTAATGCCTGCCCATTTAATGAGACAGTCAGGACAAAAAGCTGGTGAGCTTTGGGGACATTTCTCAGATGCAGCTCAAAGATGTATGGTATATACCGGTCAGGATTATATCAATATCATGAAAGAATTATTGGATGAATGGAAGATAGAACATATTAAAGGGCTTACTGAAAAAGCTGAAAAAGCTCAGGAATATCTTATGAAACTTCCTTCCAGACTGCAAAAAATTACAGATAGAGTATCCACTCCAGACTTACAATTTCAATTCAGTTGGGTGAAAAGTTAG
- a CDS encoding translation initiation factor — MDLRDQLKNLFPGHEEQDFEMPEEKFKQKEPLVCKFEKKGRNGKPVTVIEGWEGTEEDLKKISKKIKTTLGIGGSEKDGTIIIQGDNRDKIMEILKDMGYKTKRVGG; from the coding sequence ATGGATTTACGAGATCAATTGAAGAACCTTTTTCCTGGGCACGAAGAACAGGATTTTGAAATGCCTGAAGAAAAATTCAAGCAGAAAGAGCCTTTAGTATGTAAGTTTGAGAAAAAAGGAAGAAATGGAAAGCCTGTCACTGTGATTGAAGGCTGGGAAGGAACTGAAGAAGATTTGAAAAAAATCTCTAAAAAGATTAAAACAACTTTAGGAATTGGGGGATCGGAAAAAGATGGAACGATCATCATTCAGGGTGACAACCGTGATAAGATCATGGAAATTCTTAAAGATATGGGTTATAAAACTAAAAGAGTCGGTGGATAA
- a CDS encoding leucine-rich repeat domain-containing protein: MKKLSLLLILFSISFAKAQIDPVKYPTYTNVEDALKSDKPVYSMSFRGKGMFNVPSEIKKLNSLFFLNIMGNNLERMDQELFLLKDLEILNANENSIKFIPDEIGELTKLKTLSINLNSLTSVNPNIAKLQQLKAIHLDANNLNVFPEALTQIPTLEEINLQGNQISFISGHLKQIKNLKYLNLAANQINDLGSLEFPKDLKYLELQQNAISKLPETLFQSRNLEFLNLSQNNIKEISTKVKGLKSVVSMNLANNDLKDLPIEISKLKNLKTLILTGNPMDKATVEKLKSLLPKAQIYF; the protein is encoded by the coding sequence ATGAAAAAGCTATCTCTACTTCTTATTTTGTTTTCTATCAGCTTTGCTAAGGCACAGATCGATCCCGTAAAATATCCTACTTATACCAATGTAGAAGACGCATTGAAAAGTGATAAACCGGTTTATAGTATGAGCTTTAGAGGTAAGGGAATGTTTAATGTTCCCTCTGAAATTAAGAAACTAAATTCTTTGTTTTTTTTAAATATTATGGGGAATAATTTAGAAAGGATGGATCAGGAACTATTTTTATTAAAAGATCTTGAAATTTTAAATGCCAACGAGAACAGCATTAAATTTATTCCTGATGAGATAGGGGAGCTTACAAAATTGAAAACACTTTCCATAAATCTGAATAGTTTAACATCTGTTAATCCAAATATTGCTAAACTACAGCAGTTGAAGGCAATCCATCTTGATGCCAATAATCTGAATGTTTTCCCGGAAGCATTAACTCAAATTCCAACCCTTGAAGAAATTAACCTTCAGGGTAATCAGATCAGTTTTATTTCAGGTCATTTAAAACAAATTAAAAATTTAAAATATCTGAACCTTGCTGCCAATCAAATCAATGACCTGGGAAGCCTTGAGTTTCCAAAGGATCTGAAATATCTTGAGCTGCAACAGAATGCTATTTCAAAACTGCCTGAAACATTATTTCAATCAAGAAATCTTGAATTCCTTAATCTTAGTCAAAACAACATTAAAGAAATTTCAACTAAAGTAAAAGGATTAAAAAGTGTAGTAAGTATGAACCTTGCTAACAATGACTTAAAGGATCTTCCCATAGAAATTTCAAAATTGAAAAATCTTAAAACATTGATACTGACAGGAAATCCTATGGATAAAGCAACAGTTGAAAAACTTAAAAGCCTGTTACCGAAAGCGCAAATTTATTTCTAA
- a CDS encoding class I SAM-dependent methyltransferase, translating into MKKVTKLLLNTIPRPMLITMSIWARPLIYQFFKGDEFFDPIDGKSYRKFLPYGYGKQRENALSPGTLSLERHRQMWLYLQNETDFFIKNYKVLHIAPEQEFLRKFKRMRNLDYISADLFSPIVDVKADILDLPFADESFDIVFCNHVLEHIEDDAKAISELYRVMRPGGWGIFQVPMKNSLEKTYEDFSIKDPKERQKHFGQYDHVRWYGMDYFDRLKKAGFEIEPNFYSQNFSEEEIRKFGLRHNEILPVVFKK; encoded by the coding sequence ATGAAAAAAGTAACCAAGCTTTTACTGAATACAATTCCGCGTCCGATGCTTATTACGATGAGTATCTGGGCGAGACCTCTTATCTATCAGTTTTTTAAGGGCGATGAATTTTTCGATCCTATTGATGGAAAATCATATCGTAAATTTCTTCCCTATGGCTATGGGAAGCAAAGAGAAAATGCTTTGTCCCCGGGAACCTTAAGCCTGGAAAGACACCGTCAGATGTGGCTGTATCTTCAAAATGAAACTGATTTTTTTATTAAAAATTATAAAGTTTTACATATCGCTCCAGAGCAAGAGTTTCTGAGGAAATTCAAGAGAATGAGAAATCTTGATTATATTTCTGCAGATCTTTTTTCCCCTATTGTAGATGTAAAAGCAGATATTCTTGATCTTCCTTTTGCTGACGAAAGTTTCGATATCGTTTTCTGTAACCATGTTTTGGAACATATTGAGGATGATGCCAAAGCCATAAGCGAGCTTTATAGGGTAATGCGACCTGGCGGATGGGGGATTTTTCAGGTTCCTATGAAAAATTCATTAGAGAAAACCTATGAAGATTTTTCTATTAAAGATCCTAAAGAACGTCAAAAACATTTCGGTCAGTATGATCATGTTCGTTGGTATGGAATGGATTATTTTGATAGGCTAAAAAAAGCTGGTTTTGAAATAGAACCTAATTTCTATTCGCAAAACTTCTCAGAAGAAGAAATAAGAAAATTCGGTTTAAGGCATAATGAGATCTTACCGGTTGTTTTTAAAAAATAA
- a CDS encoding alkaline phosphatase PhoX — translation MKKKLLTIAALALVSSSVFQAQTFVFNKNASWRYKDNNQAQVAQWKDTNFDITSWSTGNGPLGYGDPVTTTISSGLTAAYFAKDFTVNLADLSDAMELGIMRDDGIVVYLNGVEVVRDNMPTGAIAFNTPSVNTIDGAAESVYNIFSIPKSKFVNGNNRISIELHNRTGQSSDLRIDAYLKTTTTPTNPVSCNIAHISCFTSIVPTSQTNKLIIPTEHKYQLILKEGDNYTQGGGLVGGQNDFTAYVPKNGSATNGYLSVNHETNPGGVTMAEINYNASSKLWQLTKSRAVDFSTPSLVQTIRNCSGGITPWGTVITAEESVTSSDVNADGYKDYGWLVEIDPATAQVISQNTDGSKGKLWQMGIMNHENVVVNNAGTTAYYGEDGGTHLVYKYVMDTPNNLSSGNLYVLKLDQGLSSGGDPVGTTATWIQVPNKFKADQNNTNNLASSLGGTSFNGVEDVDISPLDGKIYFTAKGLNKVYRLQDNGTTASSVETFVGGLSTVYSFNTAQGMKSEVWGDGNDNLTFDELGNLWVLQDGGKNYIWVVAPDHTAANPKVRLFASMPTGSEPTGLTFTPDHKFGFFSIQHPDGTISTDVDATGNVIDYRGKSATIVVALKDNLGQNGTLGTIDAKAENTVTIAPNPTSGIVKINSPKGLKDISVTAYSIDGKIVYTKKFTGSNTTLDLDFTSQLEASGVLILNIEAVGFQKTVKLLKK, via the coding sequence ATGAAGAAAAAACTACTTACAATTGCAGCTCTTGCATTAGTATCAAGTTCTGTATTTCAAGCACAGACTTTTGTTTTCAATAAGAATGCCTCATGGAGGTATAAAGACAACAACCAGGCGCAGGTTGCTCAATGGAAGGATACCAACTTCGATATTACTTCTTGGTCAACAGGAAATGGTCCTCTTGGATATGGTGATCCTGTAACTACAACGATCAGTTCAGGTCTTACAGCTGCTTATTTTGCAAAAGATTTCACTGTAAATTTAGCCGATCTTTCTGATGCAATGGAATTAGGTATTATGAGAGATGATGGTATTGTAGTATATCTGAATGGAGTAGAAGTTGTAAGAGATAATATGCCAACAGGAGCTATTGCTTTTAATACACCGTCTGTTAACACTATTGATGGTGCTGCGGAAAGTGTTTACAATATTTTCTCGATTCCAAAATCAAAATTTGTAAATGGGAACAATAGAATATCTATTGAATTGCATAACAGAACAGGGCAAAGCTCAGATTTAAGAATTGACGCCTATCTTAAAACAACGACCACTCCAACCAATCCGGTTAGCTGTAATATTGCTCATATCAGCTGTTTTACTTCTATCGTTCCAACATCGCAAACGAATAAGCTTATTATCCCAACAGAACATAAATATCAGCTTATTTTAAAAGAAGGTGATAACTATACACAGGGAGGTGGATTAGTAGGAGGTCAGAATGACTTTACAGCTTATGTACCTAAAAACGGAAGTGCTACTAATGGATATCTTTCTGTAAACCATGAAACAAACCCTGGTGGAGTTACCATGGCTGAAATCAACTATAATGCTTCATCGAAACTTTGGCAATTGACAAAGTCGAGAGCTGTAGATTTTTCAACACCTAGTTTAGTACAAACGATCAGAAACTGTTCTGGAGGTATTACACCTTGGGGAACAGTAATAACTGCTGAAGAATCGGTAACATCAAGTGATGTAAATGCTGATGGATATAAAGATTATGGATGGTTGGTAGAAATTGATCCTGCAACCGCTCAGGTGATCTCTCAAAATACAGATGGTTCTAAAGGTAAGCTATGGCAAATGGGTATTATGAATCACGAAAACGTAGTGGTTAATAATGCAGGAACTACCGCTTATTATGGTGAAGATGGTGGAACACATTTGGTTTATAAATATGTAATGGATACCCCAAATAATCTGTCTTCAGGTAACCTTTATGTATTGAAATTAGATCAGGGACTAAGCAGTGGTGGAGATCCTGTAGGAACTACTGCAACATGGATTCAGGTTCCTAATAAATTTAAAGCTGACCAGAATAATACCAATAATTTGGCATCCTCATTAGGGGGAACTTCATTTAATGGAGTAGAAGATGTTGATATCAGTCCATTAGATGGGAAAATTTATTTTACAGCTAAAGGTTTAAATAAAGTATATCGTTTACAGGATAACGGAACAACTGCTTCATCAGTAGAAACTTTTGTAGGTGGACTTTCTACCGTATATTCTTTCAATACCGCACAAGGAATGAAATCTGAAGTTTGGGGAGATGGTAATGACAACCTTACCTTCGATGAACTAGGAAATCTTTGGGTATTGCAAGACGGGGGTAAAAATTATATTTGGGTAGTGGCACCAGATCACACGGCGGCAAATCCTAAAGTAAGACTTTTCGCTTCCATGCCTACAGGATCTGAGCCCACAGGACTTACATTTACGCCAGATCATAAATTTGGATTCTTCTCTATTCAGCATCCGGATGGTACGATCTCTACAGATGTTGATGCAACAGGAAATGTGATTGATTACCGTGGAAAATCTGCAACGATTGTTGTAGCGCTTAAAGATAATTTAGGACAAAACGGAACTTTAGGAACTATTGATGCTAAGGCAGAAAATACAGTTACTATAGCACCAAACCCTACTTCAGGAATTGTGAAAATTAATTCTCCTAAAGGTCTGAAGGATATTTCAGTAACAGCTTACAGTATCGATGGTAAGATTGTTTACACAAAGAAATTCACAGGTTCTAATACTACATTGGATTTAGATTTTACATCACAACTTGAAGCATCTGGAGTGTTGATCTTGAATATTGAAGCTGTAGGTTTCCAGAAAACCGTAAAACTTCTTAAAAAATAA